The genome window CTATTGCGGGATATCGATAAGGAAACTGTAAACCTGATCCCCAACTACGATGAATCAATGAAAGAGCCTGTTGTGCTCCCGGCCCGCTTTCCTAATCTGCTGGTAAACGGAGCTTCTGGCATCGCTGTGGGGATGGCAACCAACATCCCGCCCCATAATCTGGGTGAAGTAATTGATGCCTTGATCAGTTTGATCGATAAGCCCGAAATCAGCATCCATGAATTAACCTCAAATATTAAGGGGCCTGATTTTCCAACCGCCGGCATCATTATTGGGAAAGAGGGCATCAAGGACGCCTATCACAGAGGGCGGGGAAGCATAGTAGTGCGGGCAAAGACCGTAATCGAGGAAACAGGGGGGGGCAAATCCCGGCTGGTGGTCACCGAACTCCCTTATCAGGTTAACAAGGCCAGGTTGATAGAAAAAATTGCGGCCTTAGTGAGGGAAAAGAAGATTGAAGGTATCAGTGACCTGCGTGATGAATCCGATCGTACCGGGATGCGGGTGGTGATCGAACTCAGGCGGGATGCCAATGCCAATGTAATTTTAAATCAATTGTACAAGCACACCCAAATGCAGGATGCCTTTGGGGTGATTATGCTGGCTCTGGTCGACGGAAAACCTGAGGTGCTCAATTTAAAGAGCCTCCTCCAGCATTACCTGGAGCATCAAAAAGAGGTTGTTACCCGCAGGACCAGGTTTGATCTGAAGAAGGCTGAAGCAAGGGCGCATGTGGTGGAAGGCCTGCGAATTGCTCTTAAATATTTAGACGAGGTAATCCGCATTATTCGTACTTCAGCAAATGACGAGACAGCGCGCAATGGACTGATGGAACAGTTTTTCTTGTCAGAAATTCAGGCTCAGGCCATCCTTGATATGCGGCTGCGCAGGTTGACTGGGTTAGAAAGGCAGAAGCTGGAGGATGAATATTCAGAGCTATTAATAACCATTGCCAGACTGAGGGAGATTCTGGCTAACGAACACCTGGTATTGGGAATTATCAAAAATGAATTAGCGGTGATTAAAGAAAAATACAGTGATCCCCGCCGGACTGCTATTTTATCCGCAGAAGAGAAGCTGGAAAGAGAAGACTTGATTGCGGAAGAAGAAATGGTGATCACCATCACCCACCGGGGTTATGTTAAGAGGACCCCGACAGGTACCTACCGCAGCCAGAAGCGGGGGGGCAGGGGAGTATCAGGATTAACTACCAGGGATGAGGATTTTGTGCAGCATTTATTTGTGACTACAACCCATCACTTCCTGTTGTTTTTTACAAATAAGGGAAAGGTTTTTCGCTTAAAAGTTCATGAACTGCCCGAAGCAGGCAGGCATGCCAAAGGAATGGCTATTGTTAATCTCCTGTCCCTTGCTCCCGGGGAACACATCACGGCCGTGATTCCGGTGCGCCGGTTTGAGGACGAGTCTTTTCTCCTGATGGCCACAAAACAGGGCACAGTAAAGAAAACCCTCCTAAATGAGTTTGATTCTACCCGTAAGGACGGAATAATAGCCATTTCACTGGAACCGGGCGACGAGCTGATTGGGGTCTTGCTTACCGACGGTACAATGGATATTTTGTTGGGCACCCAGAAAGGACTGGCCATCAGGTTTTCCGAGGATAAGGTGCGTCATATGGGACGCACTGCCAGGGGGGTAAAGGGCATTACCCTGGAAAAGGAAGATGTGGTGATTGGAGTAGACAGGGTGCAGGAAGAAGGAGATTTGCTGGCAGTTACGGAGAACGGCTATGGCAAGCGGACAGATCTGGCGGATTTCCGGGCCCAGGGCAGGGGCGGAAGGGGAGTAATTGGCATCCGAACTACCGGCCGAAACGGTTCCCTGGTCGCAATAATGGTTGTCAAGCCGGATGACGAGATTTTAATTATCACCAATGAAGGGGTACTGATCCGCATGGCTGTCAGCGATATCTCAATTATTGGCCGGGTTGCCCAGGGCGTAACCCTGATGCGCCTGGATGCGAACCAAAAAGTTGTTGCGGTAGCCAAAGTCCATCAACGAACGGAAGAGGAAGAGTAATTGAGCAAATTAATTACTTGTGAGATACGGTGGTTTGAGGTAAAATAAAAAGATAGTTTGAAGACAAGCATCTGGCTTGAGGAGGTAATAAAATTGGTCGAAAGGGGTACATGGGCTGTAAAAAAAGGCCTGGCCGAAATGCTGAAGGGCGGAGTAATCATGGATGTTACCACGCCTGAGCAGGCCAAGATAGCACAAGAGGCTGGAGCCTGTGCAGTAATGGCGTTAGAAAGGGTTCCGGCCGATATCAGGGCTGCCGGCGGTGTTGCCAGGATGGCTGACCCTGCGATTGTTCTTAAGATCATGGAGGCAGTATCTATTCCGGTAATGGCCAAGGCCCGGATCGGGCATTTTGTAGAGGCGCAAGTTCTGGAGGCCCTCGGGGTTGATTACATAGATGAAAGCGAAGTATTAACCCCTGCAGACGAGGATTATCATATCAACAAGCACGAATTCAAGGTTCCTTTTGTCTGCGGAGCCCGCAACCTTGGTGAAGCACTGCGCCGGATCGGCGAAGGCGCTGCCATGATCAGGACCAAGGGAGAGCCAGGGACTGGGAACGTGGTAGAAGCAGTGCGCCATGCGCGGATGGTAATAGGGGAAATCAGAAAGCTGGCTGCTCTGCCGAAAGAAGAGCTGATGACCGCGGCCAAAAACATGGGTGCGCCATATGACCTGGTGATCCAGGTTGCCCAGACCGGCAAGCTGCCAGTAGTAAATTTTGCCGCAGGGGGGATTGCCACCCCGGCGGATGCCGCCTTGATGATGCAGTTAGGGGTAGATGGGGTTTTTGTCGGGTCAGGTATTTTTAAGTCAAAAGACCCGGCTGCCCGGGCCAAAGCAATTGTTGCGGCCACTACCCATTACAATGACCCGAAAATTTTGGCGGAAGTTTCCAGGGAATTGGGCGAAGCGATGCCGGGGATTGAGATTTCCTCCTTGGCGCCGGCAGACCGGATGCAAGACAGGGGCTGGTAGGTTTTTTAGTTTGCGGGAGGAAAAAAGATGAAAGTCGGAGTTTTAGCCTTGCAGGGGGCTTTCCGGGAGCATCGGCAGATGTTGGAAGGCCTGGGCTGTGACGTGATCGAGGTGCGCCGGCCCCATCACCTGGAGGAAATCAAGGGGATTATCTTGCCTGGGGGAGAAAGCACCACCATTGGCAAACTGCTAAATGACTGGGAGCTGATGGATCCTCTGCATAGAAAGGGCCAGGAAGGCTTCCCCATTTTTGGCACCTGTGCCGGGATGATTATTTTGGCCAGAGAAATTGCCGGCAGCCAGCAGCCCAGGCTGGCGCTGATGGACATCCGGGTGATCCGCAATGCCTATGGCCGTCAAGTGGACAGCTTTGAGATGCCGCTGGCTATTCGGGGCCTGGACAAGCCCCCTTTCCCGGGCGTGTTTATCAGGGCTCCGTATATCGACCAGGTTGGGCCGGACGTGGAAGTCCTGGCGACCCATGAGGATAAAATTGTAATGGTACAGCAGGGTAATCTGCTGGCCTGTTCCTTCCATCCGGAACTGACCGGAGATGAAAGGGTGCATCGTTATTTCTTGAGCCATCTGTGCTCAACCGGATCTTAGCTTCAGGGGGGGGCGATCATGGTTGTAGTCAAAAGCCGCCCCCTGATTTTCACCAATTCAAGTCAAGAACCGTCCCCGAATTTCCTCAAGTCAAGAACCGTCCCCGAATTTCCTCGTCCCCGAATTTCCTCAGAGCTGCGACAATATGCCGAAGCTCTTCGTTTTTCAAGGCTGGATAAACAGGCAGTGATAATACTTGTTCCGCCGCTTTTTCTGCAACAGGAAGACGGTAGTTGACAAAACCAAGTTTTTGGTACAAAGGCTGCTGGTGGACGGGGGTTGGATAGTGGATAGCGGTTCCAACACACCATTTCTTTAGATGCTCGGCCAAAGCGTCCCTTGATTCCGTGCGGACTGTGTACTGGTGGTAAACACACTGGCAACCCTGCGGTTCCTGGGGTAGTACCAGCTTTTTTAGGTCCTTGAGCTCTCCGGTTAGATAGCTGGCATTATTCTGCCGTATTTTAGTCCACAGGGGAAGTTTCTGAAGCTGAATCAAACCGATAGCAGCTGCCATTTCCGTTAACCGGTAATTATACCCCAGGATTTCATGGCGGTATCTGCTGGGTGAACCGTGGTTAACCAATAATTTTAAACTGTGGTAGATGTCTTCCCGGTTGCTGACAACCATTCCGCCTTCTCCGGTAGTCATATTTTTTGTCGCGTAAAAACTGAAG of Syntrophomonadaceae bacterium contains these proteins:
- the gyrA gene encoding DNA gyrase subunit A; the encoded protein is MKRSYIDYAMSVIVGRALPDVRDGLKPVHRRILFAMYEMGMEPDKPHKKSARVVGDVLAKYHPHGDTAVYDAMVRLAQPFSTRYPLIDGHGNFGSVDGDAAAAMRYTEARLSKIAIELLRDIDKETVNLIPNYDESMKEPVVLPARFPNLLVNGASGIAVGMATNIPPHNLGEVIDALISLIDKPEISIHELTSNIKGPDFPTAGIIIGKEGIKDAYHRGRGSIVVRAKTVIEETGGGKSRLVVTELPYQVNKARLIEKIAALVREKKIEGISDLRDESDRTGMRVVIELRRDANANVILNQLYKHTQMQDAFGVIMLALVDGKPEVLNLKSLLQHYLEHQKEVVTRRTRFDLKKAEARAHVVEGLRIALKYLDEVIRIIRTSANDETARNGLMEQFFLSEIQAQAILDMRLRRLTGLERQKLEDEYSELLITIARLREILANEHLVLGIIKNELAVIKEKYSDPRRTAILSAEEKLEREDLIAEEEMVITITHRGYVKRTPTGTYRSQKRGGRGVSGLTTRDEDFVQHLFVTTTHHFLLFFTNKGKVFRLKVHELPEAGRHAKGMAIVNLLSLAPGEHITAVIPVRRFEDESFLLMATKQGTVKKTLLNEFDSTRKDGIIAISLEPGDELIGVLLTDGTMDILLGTQKGLAIRFSEDKVRHMGRTARGVKGITLEKEDVVIGVDRVQEEGDLLAVTENGYGKRTDLADFRAQGRGGRGVIGIRTTGRNGSLVAIMVVKPDDEILIITNEGVLIRMAVSDISIIGRVAQGVTLMRLDANQKVVAVAKVHQRTEEEE
- the pdxS gene encoding pyridoxal 5'-phosphate synthase lyase subunit PdxS, which encodes MVERGTWAVKKGLAEMLKGGVIMDVTTPEQAKIAQEAGACAVMALERVPADIRAAGGVARMADPAIVLKIMEAVSIPVMAKARIGHFVEAQVLEALGVDYIDESEVLTPADEDYHINKHEFKVPFVCGARNLGEALRRIGEGAAMIRTKGEPGTGNVVEAVRHARMVIGEIRKLAALPKEELMTAAKNMGAPYDLVIQVAQTGKLPVVNFAAGGIATPADAALMMQLGVDGVFVGSGIFKSKDPAARAKAIVAATTHYNDPKILAEVSRELGEAMPGIEISSLAPADRMQDRGW
- the pdxT gene encoding pyridoxal 5'-phosphate synthase glutaminase subunit PdxT — its product is MKVGVLALQGAFREHRQMLEGLGCDVIEVRRPHHLEEIKGIILPGGESTTIGKLLNDWELMDPLHRKGQEGFPIFGTCAGMIILAREIAGSQQPRLALMDIRVIRNAYGRQVDSFEMPLAIRGLDKPPFPGVFIRAPYIDQVGPDVEVLATHEDKIVMVQQGNLLACSFHPELTGDERVHRYFLSHLCSTGS
- a CDS encoding DegT/DnrJ/EryC1/StrS aminotransferase family protein, encoding MIPVVKPLVGEEEQNAVRAVLESGQLASGEMVNRFETSFADFVGAKYAVATSSGTTALHLALLAAGVQPGDKVITTPFTFAATANAILFCGAIPVFVDIEPATLNIDPLAVEAAAQMPGVKALLVVHLYGTPCDMASLTTIAKDKGLVLIEDCAQAHGATFGGRQAGNFGAAGAFSFYATKNMTTGEGGMVVSNREDIYHSLKLLVNHGSPSRYRHEILGYNYRLTEMAAAIGLIQLQKLPLWTKIRQNNASYLTGELKDLKKLVLPQEPQGCQCVYHQYTVRTESRDALAEHLKKWCVGTAIHYPTPVHQQPLYQKLGFVNYRLPVAEKAAEQVLSLPVYPALKNEELRHIVAALRKFGDEEIRGRFLT